In Lactuca sativa cultivar Salinas chromosome 5, Lsat_Salinas_v11, whole genome shotgun sequence, the DNA window ctatatccgcgatccacctcatcgcagcaatcggatcctgcgtcccatcgaactctggtggcttcgtgttgctgaactctcggaacagcaatgagtcacccccctgtggcctagcagcggccacagctgcggtagctgcagcggttgcagcctcagtcaatgcggcgtaccgctcgtcgaacgtctccatcaaggtggtcttgatagacccaaacatctccgggatctcagcccggatcgtcgccgccacctcctcgtggatcatctgacgaatatcctcgtcactcacaccgctcgtactcgccccatgccgcggtctaaccatgatatctctgaaatacaacataaaactatcagagattccaccgagtataatcgtactcgacacgcaaccctactcagtcccagatatccagggattcttacttgggcctcccactgacccggtgtcctcggtagtacgggcccaatactaccgaccacaccgcatcaatgttcatcccaagtcctcctccccaaactccagatagtgagtactctacttctgatacgctctatctacccgcatactagcaaagcatcacatataggcaacttccctagactaaggcatcacaaatcaggccactctagtcctatcatgaatacctagtcttctagcatgcataacaattcatatcatataatattgtaaggtattttggggatcttttaccgttcgggcgctgactgatcgtacacactgcttctttcttgcttaccacaaaaccatttacaaaagtttatgcctttatttgaaaagtttcctcaaatcctcggtttgagttcagttacccccgaaggtgcacccgaatccctcaaaccaaggctctgataccaattgtaacaactcaaattttcaaacaaatttttcattttaaaaacataattatttccattaaaaacaagacataaatagtttaatcattcggtcaatacaattattcaaactcccaagatcatgaaacattcttcagtgtgtatcgatcatgccggcgccttcccacggtcctcgctagtacctgaaatacatacatccacaacaactgtaagcataaatgcttagtgagttccccaatatacaacttacgcacatacgccttccggcccggaccattcggtccacataacattgccttccggtccatgtgtctctggggacttccgtccctgctgggtaaaccttccggccttacccacgccgaccttccggtccatcacacatcatatcgccttccggcccataacatattcgccttccggcccataacatacatagcacatataacgtataacataccacatatagcatacatatcacatatcatatccgaccttccggtcacacagtcaaacccttccgggtacagtatagtgagaagactcacctcgtaaatgctgaaagctagcaactcctgaaatcactcgcgcacaaaccaacgagctacaacccccctataacattacataactcattaacactcatatcatctaagtgtgactatccctaagaagtcagacttaggtcaactctggtcaacggtcaacggtcaactcgactggactcggcgagtaccatggcgactcggcgagtctagtcgtcctcacaaactcctgaatattccctttctactcgtcgagtatccctcttgacccgacgaggtcctcgtggaagaatcgcggggccaccccgactccactcgccgagtctgatgaacaactcggcgagtcccagtgaatcttcaagctactcgccgagtctgaagaacagctcggcgagtccatgccatgcagacgagtaactgcttcctgagataggtctcgtcccgaagtacacatgcatgggaccttctggacctctaaaggtcctaatacaagactataatcgtggggtaacaaggcattacatcatcaaatcactaaatgggttctataaaccctaatttcataaatacatcgatatagcagagcatacacgaattcttacctggatgatgtgttctctgtattcccaacctcagaatgtgacccccttgctgctcttttagccaatccttcctcttccttgcacacccactcttctataaccaacaatggcctaagatccttgctcctgctgcactaaatcgatttagggtttttctcagaaagctaaaacgaacaatgacggccaatggaccccttttatacgtcccaaacctgaacggttagggtttctgctgaacagcgtcgactcgccgagtccatatctggactcatcgagtccagtcgcggaaccgcgaccaagtccgcgatcctactcggcgagtctaggctccaactcgccgagtcccctcttaaatcaccccaaaaacataattttaataatacctgagattccgggctgttacaagttggCACGGAGTTGATGGAGGACATCCTTGTGACTCATTTCTAGTTTTGATAAAAACAAAGTTGTTGAAGCTAAGCGAGATATACAAAAATGATTTCGGCGATTCAGAAAGGGTGCAACTTAATGGACAACTTTATTAATTATTACTTTTTTGCTCCATGATGGGAGATTTTTTTCAATTTGAAGGGAACTACAAACCTCTATCGTTTGTTGGTGGAAACTGGGAAACACCTCTATTTTCCTATGGTTTATAGATTATTAAAACTAACGTTGGTTTTTCCCCTCGCAACCGCAACCGTTGAATGGTGTTTTTATGCAATGAAGTTCTTGAAGACCGATTTGCATAATAGAATAGGTGAAGATTTTATGAATAATGCTATGATTTTATGAATGATGCTATAAAAGGAAACCCTAGAGGATGTAAGACTGAAAATGTAATTACTTCATTTCGTAAAATGAGAGAGCGAAGAGGTAAACTTTAAAACCTAACTTTGTTATGGAAGTTGAACTAATAAAATTGAGATTTTTATTCTTTTCTTATTGTATATTGCACGATTTTTTATTTCGAGATATCCTTTTACTTTGACCTTGAATCCGAATCCACCACCGATACAATAATTCTTTTTgtaaaaaaacaataataaaccATACACATTTTGAGATATGACCTAGTTTGTGGCTTTCAATGCTATTTGTTTATAATCTAGACGATATGTTTcttcattttatttttactttttttcttCCATAGTTTTCTGCATCATGTTGAAAATATCGAATTAGAGAAGtcattatattaataataataataataaaaccaacTCGAGGGCAATTAAGAGAATGAATTTATTAATGAACATACTGTGTATAGAGAGGAGTAATAAATTAAGCATACAAAATAAAACATATTCCAAAGAATCTATATGAAACGAATAGATATGAGTAAAAATACTTATTATGTCATCTTCAATTTTGTAATTACTGAACTCTTATTGATTCCACTCAAACATTTTATAAGGTTTTAATCTCTCATACGACTTATTTATTATTTCTGCTACTCCTTTCACAATTAAATAAGGGATAAAGAATTATTGGAGAAACAAAATGTGAATCTAGGAATAGTTTAGGGACCATTGATGTAATTCATATCAAAATATATTAGAACTAGTAGAGTGCCAGACGTAATCGTCCACCAGAGTTTCAAGACGAATCTGCAAGAAAAAAAAATGGAGAGGAAGGAAGAAGTTGGAAAAGAGAATGGAAATTCGGAAGAAGAATTAAGAACACTGTCAGACGGTTCGATTTGTGGATTCGAATCTCTTCATCGCCTCCTCGAATCGTCCCTCTCTCCCCCAGTTTTCAAGGTAATTTGTGCGTTTGCGTTTACTGATTATGAAAGTCATATTGAtttgtttgaattttattttgtcGGATGGGTCGTAGCTTCCTATGTTTTAATTTTACTATATAGAATTGTTCCCTAATCTCAGTGGATTTGGTGAAACTGGAAGATTGGTTTGATGTAATCACTTATAATTTTGAGGTCAGAAAGTTTAATTTTGACCAGTTTATGATCCATAGTTGGATTACAAGCTGATGTTGAGTTCTTCCTTGTTCTTCCATTTTGATGTTTGAAGTCAACTGAGATGTTTCTGACcttcaaaagttataaaattcataaaaaaaattcttgAATTCGTTCTGTAATTAATTAAATTTCATACCATGTACTGAAAAAGAAGTAATCGTATGCTAAGTTTTCTGCAAAACCCAATCCAATTTTGTTATAATCGAAACTAGATCTAACATAAAAAAAGAAACTGGAAAAGTCACTTGTGGActtctttttttgttttcttggtgGGGTAGAGGGAGAATCCATCCTTTCAACATCACCCGTGTTGAGTTCTTGACTTCTTGTGTACTCTTCTGGCCATATGGCTTTTATCTCAAGCACTTGGCTTCATTTTCAGTCTTGAACGAGACTTTATATGATTTTGAACATGAGAAATATAATTAATTTAACCATGAAAGTAAAACATTCATCTATTTAAGGATCAAAGGTAATATGAAAGAAATGAATTAGTTTGTATTGATAATCTTTTGTACATCATATTTCTTTTTGCAGGAAGTCAGTCGCTTGCTTATTGGAATGAATTGTGGAAAACCACTTGAGCCCTTGCCAATAATAGAAATCGCCAAAGGATTGTCCTCACAACATGATTTCGATATTCAGGTAGAGTCATTGCATATTTCGTATAAACAAAACCACTTTGTTGTATAAATTGAGAAAAAAGGCAAAACTCGAAGCATTGATGCATAAATCTGAATTTAACAAATTGAACTATATGTAACTTATATATCCAAGATCCATACATGGTTTTCAATTCATTTTTCAGGCATTCAGGTTCAATGCTGACAAGGAATTACTGAGAGAACCTCGTATAGTGCGAGTTGGACTCATTCAAAACTCAATCTCTCTTCCAACAACTGCACCCTTTCTTGATCAAAAGAAAGCCATATTTCAAAAACTGAAGCCCATTATCGATGCAGCAGGTGCTTCAGGGGTCAACATATTATGTCTACAAGTAAGCTCTCAATATAATAATAACAACTTGTTTCCCATTGATCTTTGGATTAAATGATTAAATCATCACTGAATTACAGGAAGCATGGACAATGCCTTTTGCATTTTGCACCCGTGAGAAAAGATGGTGTGAATTTGCTGAGCCTGTAGATGGAGAATCAACACAATTTCTTCAAGGTTTTGCAAGGAAATATAACATGGTCATAGTAAGCCCAATACTCGAgagagatttgaaacatggagaGACTATGTGGAATACTGCAGTTATAATCGGGAACAATGGTAACATCATAGGCAAGCACAGGAAGGTATAAATTGTTTCTTCACTTATTTCCATTTCTTATGAATAGAAAATAAAGTTGTTGCAAATGAAATGTCAGAATCATATACCTCGGGTTGGGGATTTCAATGAGAGTACATATTATATGGAGGGAAATACAGGTCACCCTGTGTTTGAAACAGCATTCGGGAAGATCGGTGTGAATATATGCTATGGAAGGCATCATCCTTTAAACTGGTTAGCCTTCGGGTTAAATGGTGCAGAAATTGTCTTCAATCCTTCTGCTACAGTCGGTGAACTCAGTGAGCCAATGTGGCCCATCGAGGTATTCTCTTTATGCCTTATCTGGTACACATGACAGGACAGAACAGAACAGGTTGTACTGACTGTGATTGGTACACGTGACAGGACAGAACAGAACACATGACAAAATAGATTGTACTGAATTACTATGCAtgtggattttttatttttttgtaggcAAGAAATGCTGCGATAGCAAATAGTTACTTTGTGGGGTCCATCAATCGGGTGGGGACGGAGGTGTTCCCGAACCCGTTTACATCGGGTGATGGGAAGCCGGCGCATGCAGATTTTGGTCATTTCTATGGATCGAGTCACGTTTCAGGACCAGATGCATCGTGTACGCCATCACTTTCGAGGAATAAAGACGGGTTGTTGATATCGGATATGGATCTTAACCTCTGCAGACAACTAAAGGACAAATGGGGGTTCCGTATGACGGCTAGGTACGAGGTATATGCCGACATGCTTTCGAGATATGTGAAGCCCGACTTTGAGCcacaagtcatttccgatcccttgtTGCATAAGAATCATgtgtaaaaaatcaaaaatatttaacTTTTTCTCATGTATGATGCTGATGTAtgattgtgaaaaaaaaaaatcatttgtcTATTATGGATGTTAAATtattatgcaaaaaaaaaaaaaaaaaaagtaaatttggTTTAGTGTTCATATGTAACAGTATTGTGATTTGCAGTTGGTTGATTTGTTATTAAGACCTTTTTTGGAGCAATCTTTAAACGTAGCAGTTGGATTTGTGGTGGTATATTTGTAGAAAGGTCGAGTCCTCATGGGATGACATGTGACAGTGTAGGTCAGTTTAGAGATTGCTATAAGAATAATATTTTTGTAAATAATGTCTACTCTTTAATCAATTAAGTCAACAAGTCATGTTAATAGCACCTGATTATAAGTGAAACCCCAATCCAAAAAGAAATTCAACGAACTAGAGGTTTTATTTTTGTCAGATACTCGGGTAACCCATTCAGTTACTTAAAATAGATTGTTTTTCAAAGAAAGAGTCTACTTATAAGAAAAATATTATCTAGGTATGATTCACGTTGAGCAGATTGAATTATGTGTTGTTGAATTGTGTATCAGTTAAGGATTAGGATTCTGAATTATATGTTATTGAATTGTGTATGATTATGAATTATGTGTTTTGTATCAAATAAGTTTTCTATAGATATCATTATTATATATTCAAATGTTATATTTATAGTGCTCTTACTTTCGATTTTCATCctttttattttcaaaacattatttaaatttTGTTTATGATCCAATTTTGGATTAAACTAGGTTCTTGTAAACATAATGCTTAGAATGTACACAAAACGTATGAAATATTATGGATCTACAAATAACGTAATTTATAACAATATAAAAAACATATTTGATCACAACACTTAGGGGTCCTTTGGTTCGCTAGAATCCATTGGAATTTGAAGGAATTGAAATTTAATTTCATCACTTTCCTATGTTTGGTTCAGGAATTGGAATTTAATTTCATCATTTTCCTATGTTTGGTTCAAGTTTTAAGAAGGAATTGGATTCCTTAATAGGTCCAACTTTCCTTCTGTTGAAAGAAAATAAATTTCATCTAAAAGATAACGAAATTAAAATTCCTTAAGGTAGGAATGTTGTTGATTATCAtattatcctttttatttttaacattaaATATGAAAAATCTCTGTCACTATtcgccaccacctccaccacaacCTTCACTACCACTACCCACCACCTCCGCCACCTACCACcacaccgccaccaccaccaacaaGCACCAGCGATGTCGTTGCCACCACCACCTTCGCCACCACCCActaccatcatcaccatcaccactaccaccaccatcgTCGCCACCACCACTAGCACTACCCATAACCTTCATCACCACCTAAATCATCACTACCGTTGCTACCACCAACGCTATTATCATCACTACCACCACTGTCGCTACCACCCACACCCACCACCGCCACTACCACCCAACACCACCTGCCGTCATAACCACCACTAGTGATGACGCCACTACCAGCACATCCATTTCCATCACCACCACACactgccgccaccaccaccatcgtcaCCATCACCGTTtactatatttataatttatataatatatctttacatataattataaaataaaacaaaactaaGCAAAAACCAATAAGGGTAGTTCTGTCAATTTACACTATTCCAATTATATTTTCCGCCaaccaaacaaaatatgaaaTTGAATTTAAATTCCATTAACGGCTAGCCGAATAGAATATTGAATTAGATTCCAAATCAAGAAAGACTCCAATTCCCCAACATATTCCAATTCCTTCAAAAACATTTTGTGAACCAAACGCTGCCTTAgacattaaacttttaaaatttgacactTAGGCGCAACAAAATTATGAAGTTTTATGGTATAAAACCAAACACTCCATTTATTTTGTTGTTTTAGTTATTTAAAAACAAATAAAGACTCACTTCCACCCCATCCCACCCCCTTTCTCTTTATACCCTTTCTTCTCCTTCATTTCTATTTGTGCATCATTGTCGCCCATGGGTCCTTCTAACCCCCAAAAGCAAATCTCTCACCCTTTCATCCTCTATATCATCTAACATTACTCACCTCATATCACCTCATCCTAAGGTTTGGGAGTTATTGGAAGACCGAAACCACCATCTACCAGAAAAGACATTTTAAATCTAGGTTATAGAGAACGGTTTCTTGATTTTCAGTCAGAGAAAGAGAGTagaagatgtgtgtgtgtgtgtgtagaagTGAGATCAGTTGAAAACTCAAGTTTCCCGACACctgagaactaaaagtggagcgttaGATCAAAACTAATTCTTTAAGGGCATGATCGTACTCTTATCAATctcatttaatatttaattttttgtgttaATGTAAATATTAAtagaaaactcattttatttcatatactatatataatatttgtaaggaaatcataagaaaactcattttatttacttactaatctataaacacaatatataagtattttattcgatacaaaataaaatataaaaaacaaaaaaatgctacaaaatttcaaagtgttttcatgtcttcgtgtcaatatttccatattttcttcaatttatcatttttcacctctttaatattcaccacaatttcttccaaatctacaagaaaatttaaaaaaaaaatgattgatgcaaaaacactcacaaaaacacatatgcgacttacatgtgaatcacatgtaattcatatgtgaattacttgtgatttacatgtgaatgtgattcatatgtgatttacatgtgaatcacatgcaattcatatgtgatttacatgtgaatcacatgtaattcatatgtgaattacatgtaattacAACGttgaattttttataaatttagctaagtaaaaaagaaacaatcaTGATTGTCCAGATTTAAATGTTGAACTCATTATACAATGTTCTCTTCCAATCTCTCTCATATGGCTTAACATGAAGACAATCTTGTTATGGTGTGGCCAAGATGAAGACATCTCCCAAACGTTGCATAATGAGTTCTTGGTGCTTCAATAACATGCCAATAACAAATACAATGTTCAATGGTAGCAACATAAGTAAAATATAACAATCCATGCATTTAAATCAAGTATTCAATGCTACAAATTTGGCATATTAAGAAAAAATGAAGGATTGTATAAAATTTGAATTGCAACagtcatatcacataacacgaaTTGATTCAAAGAGGAATACACAAAACATATTACCTCTGAAAACTTTGAGATTGACATAAGAATTCCATGACATGAGAAAACAACTCCTAGGAGTCCACTGCTATTGAGAAACAAATCGCCACTTTTCAACATGTAAAAACCCAATGTTAGATCTTTATCACCACAACCTGCAAGACTATACACTATTCTAGCAACAATAATGGCATGAACACTCAGTTGTATACAAACAAAACACACGCAAATCGATTTCAcaatttagaaaagaaaaaagaaggatTAATTTTCACAATACATtagaatattttattaattaaggtagaaattaattaattaattaattataacctTCACGAATAAAAAGATCACGAAAGAGTCTTTTTAGGTAAGCATAATTTGGTTTATCATCAAATCTTAAAGAACAAAAATAATGGAAGTATGATGAAAACTCTGTAGGGTAGCCTCTACATAAAGCCTGAAAACACGAGGGACAATCTTGTCATTTCCATGCCAAAAACTACTCACCAAGGTATGATTTTTAACAAAAATAACTTACTTCAATTGATGTGGACACCTTCTTCTCACTGATCTTTTCATATTTTTGCTTCTTATTTCCCGCTTTCAGTCCTTGCCATGGGAGACTACTATGTACAAAACGTATTAGTCAAGTCATATATGTAGCAAAAGACATACATATTTACTCATAAAATAAACATttgagaagagagagagagagagagagagagagagagagagactaatttGTGGATTTTTCCATTAACTGATAGTGGTGTTAAATAGAATGGTACCTTCAATTTCAATTGAGTTCCGAATTTGAGGTTTGAATTGAATcgtattgtccatataaatccaATCGAGTTTGTGATTTCTTCCTGAACTGTTCGATTATCGTTGGTGGCGGCGAGGGTAACTACGTCATGCACGTGAATGATTAGGTTATTATGGACGTAAGGTCGGAGGTGAGGGTTTGGAACGAGAATACTGGAATAGCGGCAATCAAAGGAGATAAGGCAGTTGGTATGACGATATGATACACATATGCCAAGAAGACGATAGAAgctgtgatatatatatatatatatatatatatatatatatatatatatatatatatatatatatatatatatatatatatatatatatatactagaaaagTTTGAGGCCCGTGCTAAGCACGACCCAAGGCAATCTGATACATCTTTTATTGTTATTTAAAGTATATTGcactaataataaaaaaaaggtaAAGATACAATGCTATAAATGGATGTATTTTCAATGTAGAAtacatgaataaaaaaaatagctATTGACAAATCTTATTAAAGCCTTTTGGCACTTGTTCATTGGTCGCCCATTGATCTTAATCACACTTATTCATTCTGCGTGTGCTAAAAAATTAAGCATAAATTAGAAAGATTTCagactttaaatgctttttttaATGTTGCAACCGTCAATACATATTTGTTGCATTTGAATAGGCAATTGATGTTTATTTAATTGAATGAAAGTGATTCAGTACATATTACTTGTTAATGGATGTTGTGTAGTGATAAGTTTAATACTCTAAGAATACCCATCCACCTAATGCTTTTTTTGTGTATAAATGTCTGACTTGAATGAAGCACAATTCCTACTTGACCTCATTTTTTGTCTTGGTATTAAGTTATTTAAAACACAACAATCACTATACACAAAATAGTTCAAGTGTACCTTTGAAGGAGGCGGGAAAACGGAATTGGAGAGAGAAGAAGACGATACAACATGGTCAGCTAGAACCTGGAGTTGAACTCAAGCAAGTCAGATGGTGCTCCATAAATGGGCACATTCCTAATGTACATGACGAacaaaaattgttcaaattttagGTTAGTTTAAAATCGACATTCGATTAGTAGGTAAC includes these proteins:
- the LOC111913267 gene encoding beta-ureidopropionase codes for the protein MERKEEVGKENGNSEEELRTLSDGSICGFESLHRLLESSLSPPVFKEVSRLLIGMNCGKPLEPLPIIEIAKGLSSQHDFDIQAFRFNADKELLREPRIVRVGLIQNSISLPTTAPFLDQKKAIFQKLKPIIDAAGASGVNILCLQEAWTMPFAFCTREKRWCEFAEPVDGESTQFLQGFARKYNMVIVSPILERDLKHGETMWNTAVIIGNNGNIIGKHRKNHIPRVGDFNESTYYMEGNTGHPVFETAFGKIGVNICYGRHHPLNWLAFGLNGAEIVFNPSATVGELSEPMWPIEARNAAIANSYFVGSINRVGTEVFPNPFTSGDGKPAHADFGHFYGSSHVSGPDASCTPSLSRNKDGLLISDMDLNLCRQLKDKWGFRMTARYEVYADMLSRYVKPDFEPQVISDPLLHKNHV